One window from the genome of Paracoccus marcusii encodes:
- a CDS encoding TIGR01244 family sulfur transferase: MMDLRQISPNLAVSPQILPEDVPALADAGFKVLVNNRPDEEVEAEIDHDAMAQAAEAAGMRYHYLPFHPGQITPQLIADFGTATVGQGPVIAYCRSGNRSTVLWALTQAGRMPEDEILKTADAAGYDLSGVRPLIASLASRKG, from the coding sequence ATGATGGATCTGCGCCAAATCAGCCCCAACCTCGCCGTCTCTCCGCAGATCCTGCCCGAGGATGTCCCGGCCTTGGCCGATGCGGGGTTCAAGGTCCTGGTCAACAACCGCCCCGACGAGGAGGTCGAGGCCGAGATCGATCACGACGCGATGGCACAGGCGGCAGAGGCTGCCGGAATGCGCTATCATTACCTGCCGTTCCACCCGGGCCAGATCACGCCGCAACTGATCGCGGATTTCGGGACGGCGACCGTGGGACAGGGGCCGGTGATCGCATATTGTCGGTCCGGCAACCGCAGCACGGTCCTGTGGGCGCTGACGCAGGCCGGGCGCATGCCCGAGGATGAGATCCTGAAGACGGCCGACGCCGCCGGGTACGACCTCAGCGGCGTGCGGCCGTTGATTGCGTCGCTGGCCAGCCGCAAGGGCTAG
- a CDS encoding arsenate reductase family protein, with the protein MSKTLTMYGLAHCSTCQKAQADLQDNGWTVQFRDVQKEPLSAEERAALVAQFGDKIINRASLTWRGMSDDERAADPVAMMGEKPSVMKRPAIRADDLSGLGWTANVKRSFGVPA; encoded by the coding sequence ATGTCCAAGACGCTGACGATGTACGGCCTTGCCCATTGTTCGACCTGCCAGAAGGCGCAGGCCGACCTGCAGGACAACGGATGGACGGTACAGTTCCGCGATGTCCAGAAGGAGCCGCTGTCCGCGGAGGAACGCGCGGCCCTTGTCGCGCAGTTCGGTGACAAGATCATCAACCGCGCCAGCCTGACATGGCGCGGCATGTCCGACGACGAGCGGGCGGCCGATCCGGTCGCCATGATGGGCGAAAAGCCAAGCGTGATGAAGCGCCCGGCGATTCGCGCCGATGATCTTTCCGGACTTGGTTGGACCGCAAATGTCAAGCGGTCATTTGGCGTGCCTGCCTGA
- a CDS encoding DUF3422 family protein, with protein sequence MNPATEHPLRYALVNELHARPSPRITAPATAVFVAFKEPRDAANRDRGQDLAHLGELVSRHGGPRPDPDDSHYQGQLGRHELKWESHTEFVTYMAMTPGLPIRPFDPSAAAIFPDAWQHAAPGKRVAAVMIQVDLLPDDPAEALARIDGWFARDSLAAIWVLDETAMVAGDFRIDADGWMRFAIFVRPGTSDGRIGRLVHRLVELETYRAMSMLGLGRARGLGNRLNELEPRLTAILESMTDDAQPAEQLLHDLLAVSTQLEAQAVLHSFRFGANSAYEAIVHDRIAALRETRFLDRQMLTEFMRRRYQPAMRTAKSAERRLATMLERTARAAELLRTRVDVERSAQNQKIMHRMDRRADMQLRLQHTVEGLSVVAISYYAVGLLSYALAPLAGRAGLDKTLVVAVLTPLTVLGVWWAMRRVRAQFHDPGSDDL encoded by the coding sequence ATGAACCCGGCCACAGAACATCCCCTGCGTTATGCGCTGGTCAACGAACTGCATGCCCGGCCCTCGCCGCGGATCACCGCGCCGGCGACCGCGGTCTTCGTGGCGTTCAAGGAACCGCGCGACGCCGCCAACCGCGACCGGGGGCAGGATCTGGCGCATCTGGGCGAGCTGGTCAGCCGCCATGGCGGTCCACGCCCCGATCCCGATGACAGCCACTATCAGGGCCAGCTTGGCCGTCACGAACTGAAATGGGAGAGCCACACCGAGTTCGTGACCTACATGGCGATGACGCCGGGTCTTCCGATCCGTCCGTTCGACCCGTCGGCGGCGGCGATCTTTCCCGACGCCTGGCAGCACGCCGCGCCGGGCAAGCGCGTCGCGGCGGTGATGATCCAGGTCGACCTGCTGCCCGATGACCCGGCCGAGGCGCTGGCCCGCATCGACGGCTGGTTCGCGCGCGACAGCCTGGCCGCGATCTGGGTGCTGGACGAGACCGCGATGGTCGCGGGTGATTTCCGCATCGACGCGGATGGCTGGATGCGGTTCGCGATCTTCGTGCGGCCCGGCACGTCGGACGGCCGCATCGGGCGCCTGGTGCATCGCCTGGTCGAGCTGGAGACCTATCGCGCTATGTCGATGCTGGGCCTTGGGCGCGCGCGCGGTCTGGGCAACCGCCTGAACGAACTGGAGCCGCGCCTAACCGCGATCCTGGAATCGATGACCGACGACGCGCAGCCCGCAGAACAGCTGCTGCATGACCTGCTGGCGGTCTCGACCCAGCTGGAGGCGCAGGCCGTTCTGCATTCCTTCCGGTTCGGTGCCAACAGCGCCTATGAGGCGATCGTGCATGACCGGATCGCCGCCCTGCGGGAGACGCGGTTTCTGGACCGCCAGATGCTGACCGAATTCATGCGCAGGCGGTACCAGCCGGCCATGCGCACCGCGAAATCGGCGGAACGGCGGCTGGCCACGATGCTTGAACGCACAGCCCGCGCGGCCGAGCTGCTGCGCACGCGTGTCGACGTGGAACGTAGCGCCCAGAACCAGAAGATCATGCACCGCATGGACCGCCGCGCCGACATGCAGCTGCGGCTGCAGCACACGGTCGAGGGGCTGTCGGTCGTCGCCATCAGCTATTACGCGGTGGGCCTGCTGAGCTATGCGCTGGCGCCGCTGGCGGGGCGCGCGGGGCTGGACAAGACGCTGGTCGTCGCCGTGCTGACGCCCCTGACGGTGCTGGGCGTCTGGTGGGCGATGCGCCGGGTGCGCGCGCAGTTCCACGACCCTGGCAGCGACGATTTGTGA